The Primulina tabacum isolate GXHZ01 chromosome 1, ASM2559414v2, whole genome shotgun sequence genome contains the following window.
attatatcaaataaAAAAGAATGATACAGTttaatatattatcataaaatcataaatagaaTGTATGATTTCTTAAAGCATAtgtaatatttttgattttaactaaaatgatttaatatatttattaaataggTCGAGTCTGAGTCGTGTCTTATATGATTTATTAACTCATTATATTTCTTTGGGTAAAAAAAACAATACTCATTAGCTATCCATTTAACTTACTCAAACCGCCTCGAGTGTCCGGACCTAATAGTCAGCTCAAATGGTTGCGGGCTCATCCAAATGGTCATGAGCTAGTTCAATCGATCTAGATTTCAACATTAGCTCGGGAGAATTCGTGTGCTCGGGAACTCGGAGCTAACTAGTAGAGACTCTCCTACTAGGGTGTCTAGGAGTCATTCTTTGACAATAAAGAGATTATATATTTACTGTATTTGAATAAAGAATCATAATCATAAGTTAGATGTGAACTTTGCGTttataactttttttaaaaaaatcttgcaaacatgtggaaaaatatTGTCATAGAATGGCCAATAAAGTTCCATTTtgataaaaacaaaaaagtgaccACACACTTTCAAGTCAATATTGAGTTACTGTAGTCAACAAGCATCCAACCCCACTCTTCTCTGTTTTCTACGTTTGTAATTTTCTGCAGCTGTATTATTCTTTCCATGGACATCCACTTCTTCTCTCACACcaattttcatttaaatttctatattattttattattttttctgatAAATTAATTTGTTTCCCACACATCTCccctttcaaaaaaaaaaaaaatcatttgtcATCTCATCTCACGAATCAAACGATATCTTAAAAAGATTTTAACTTCGGTTACCAAGATGCTTAGCTCAAATATGATACCGTTCAGACTAAAAAGTATGTGATGAAACATACGTGAAAATTAACAAGGTTTTAGTAAGTGTTTGCAATAAATTAAAAAAGTGATTAGATTTATAGGTTGTGAAAAAgtgaaaaaaattagaagtgagTTGCTTTcgaaaacaaaaatgaaaagGTGAAATCAGAAGCACGAAGTGTGTGAAAAAGCAATTCTAAcactatttttttttaccaaacCATTTTTGGAGAACATCCCACCAGTTtctgaattaaaattaaattaaacagaAACTAACGTAAAAATTGCttttaagaaattaaaaaaaaaaaattttaaagatccaacaataaattttttaaaatctagTTCAAGTTTTCACTATGTacaagtttttaaaatttaagtagtTTCTCACCTCCATTCGACAATGATTTTGATCAATTACGTCATCAGTTTCCTTTTGTGATTTAAAAAATTgtagatattttttaaaacatttttggtgcatttttatgttttttttctaCTTTTTTTACTGTATGACTCAAAAAAAATCTCTTTATTTTTCTAAGCATATTATGGACAATTATTGTCATCCATGTAGCATTAATTCTGTACATGTTGGATCATTACGTCTACCTACAGCATAGGTGTACCAACAGGAACCGTTGTCTACAAAAAGTCAAGTAGCCATTTTCAAGTTCTTTCCACCTTTcgatattatataaatatatatctatctctttatataatatatatataaaataaaactcGTATATGTCTACGATGATATCAATATAAATATCTTTTTGTCTtataaatttatgatatttctCATTATTTTCGATGCAGGACTGTGTACCCCAAATGAATTCAGCCAAGACATTGGTCCAAACCCTTTTACCCACGAATTGTCGAACATTGcttaaacatttgaaatacaattattattatttataaattctATAATTTTTTCGTATATTGACTTAGAAATTTTTAGCCACTCCTTGATAAATTTCGCCGCTCGATGGCTCTTCACTTCACCAACTTAATTGAGTTATTGAAGTTTCACGTGTAAAAAAACGGATGGATTTGCCAATCATGCAGTTTTGCcattttttaaagtaaattaGTTAAAACTTTTATGATTCTCTTATTGGAACTTGAATTCAACTCATGCtaacattttctattttgtttttttttttaaaataaaacactatTTTGGGTCATCCAATCACGGTTATCACGATAGTCCATAGATTCTTATTCACATAACTCTTCACTCTTGGTAAAGACATATATGTCTCTCTTGTTCTCGAACTCAAGACCTCAAGACCGTCTAAGCAATAAGTATTtggatttataaaaattataacaattgaGCTAATGTCATTCAGATTACCAATGGAACATGTTAACAAATCGTTCGGCGCTTAATATATTATACATTAAAATAGTTGAAGTCACATCGTAATATACAATATGTCGGCCGGATCTCTTCCGTGTCAACTTAAAAAAGTAGCAAAGCTTCCGATTTAACAAGGGATCAGGAAGCCACCGACCCAATGGAATTTCTAAAAAAATGGAAAGTTTAACTTCGACTATATATATGCTTTGTTTAATGAAGAATTTCTTTTgaacatgtaaaaaaaaaagagtatgTTTTGTGATACGATTTCATagatatttatctgtgagataggTCGATATGATCCATTTCGGAGTGATAAAGatattttttgaataaaatgtatcaatttttttttatgaatcggATCGGCTGCGAAATTCATCTTACAGCTATTCGATCGGAAGGtaattaaattttgtataaACATAAAAGATTTCTGACAGATGGATCCATCCTTTTTGggaaaaaatgttttataaaATGATAAAACGTCGTCGTCTCATTAAATACGTGGAAGCCAGTTGTAATTTCACGTGGTTTGAATAGCAGGGAAATACGAATGACCGACTCAATTATTAATAGAAAAAGATAGACGTGCATGCCCCCACAGTTTTCTGGTTTTGGAGTTCTTTCCGAAACTCATTGGACGGTTGAGTCAATCTCATGGACAAATCCAAAAATTCATTTGTGGAAAACATTCAAACACGTACTCTCGATTTCTATTTGTTTCCCGAATAAACTTAACTACAACCTTAATAACTCATTGGATTTTTGGATCTGATGTTGCACTGTACCAGATTTTGGATCCAGCTCGATTTTGGATTTTGGATCGTAAAGAGGTGTGTACAACCTGCGTATTCAAATTATAAGCATCgactataaaaaaattatacaaatacgcAATACGTGTATACATATAAACTATTGTCCAAATTATTGTCATGATATGATtctatgaatatattatgtgtatatataaattaatggtACGAGACACGGCAGTAGTCCATCCACGGCCCCGCGGTTCCATGGCAATAAAGCCATTTTGAAAGTCAGACTTTCTGATTTCAAATCTCATTGTTGACTCAATTTTAACTTCATCATCACCTGACCGACCGCATATACTAATACTAGAAAAGATGATTACTGATTCCAAATACAGATCGACTTGGTAAAATAGACTGAGCGCTTGAGTAATAGTTAGGAGTTCGATTATTCCTACCAACATATTTTCGGATGAGTGTGTCGCATAGAACTTATCGAGTACGATTTATCTGGTTAACGTAGTTTGTAGGATACTGTATTAGCTCGGAGTTTATCTAATACGCATCGAAAGATAATGTATACGAGTTTTCAcgtaataaaaaaatgattattaCTATATTAATATATACAAGCAGTCGAAGCACGCACATAACATGCGAAAAAATTAACAATGAATAAGAAGTGTTGAGATTTGAAGCGGTTGTTTTCATTCTCGAATTTTTCACGGAACACATGCATCTCGTGTGACACGATCCGATATTTtgtatgtgcgcgcatatgtgtgtgcatatatatttgtgtgcgcgtgtatatgtatgtatgtgtatACCATTTTTTTAGTAACGTATATATCATCGATGTGTGTTTGGAAGCATGAAATTCATTGAGATTTGGAATTGAAAATATAGTTTTAGTGTTTAGAAAgatgaaatttaaaaatgatattaatatttGGTGGAATTTGATGTGATTTCATTTAACTATGTGAAATATTGGCAAAATAGGCGAGGTTTCATGGAATTTAATAGGATTTGATTCATAgaggaaataaaaaaaaaaattttactttataaatttttataacttgctcataaattttaaatgttcttctcaaattttataaagtatcatttattcaaaaatatatattaacaaTTCACAcacatttatattatatatatttgcaagaaaattatttcaaaatcagTTTATAATATGttatacaaaaaatttataaaacacacatttttattaaaaaaaactgtTGTTTTAATATTAGAAAactaatttatcaaaattttataaatttattttttaacttCCTGGTGATAAACTTTATAATTTTTGCATTTACTaaaaaagttatttaattaaaaatatttttcatatgttaaaaaataatttttcacttGATTAAAATATATGagtatttatattaatattgttaataaataaatcatttataaaaataaacactacaaatttttaaatataaaataaattagttTTAATAGTTAAATCAAATTTCAGAttacatttaaaaattttaccAAACACCAAAATCAAAATCCCAAAGCCCTGGATTTAAAATCCAAATCAAAATCCCATCTTTTACTCGTCCAAACATACCGTATGTGTTTAGATGATACAAAATTCACGATTCATTGTATTTCTAACgattattaataatattcaaAGTGAAAGATAAAGAGAAATACGAATAGATAATTTACGAGTAAATTATGTGAGAATCgttagataaataaataaatttaataattttcttttattcTGATAGATTTAATCAATATTACTGAAGAAATCAATGTTGAATCAATTTTATGTGTATGgacttatatgtgaataattatgcgTTGTGGGTTGTttattaagttaagcccaaaacAAAGTGATCAAGTAAGGTTTCGGGTTATTgtgctttaatgtatctaataggttgtgggcctttaatgtgtaAAGATATAactgtaatttctgtttttatgatgggctaaaacagaaatatcaaaagataatgataaacattatatatatatgggttcatggtccccagatctcAAGTTATCACTTCATTATTCtctccccattaagaaaatagttctgaagagaaactaaaggattctctaAGGAAAGAGccgtagatctggaagatccagacacgttctaaagaattcaTGATTATGTCTTCAGATACGCTTCCGTTTAagttttcaatcaaattcttaatgatttagCGTGATAGATTCTGCGGTGTATGGGTTTTTCCCAACAATCAAAGCTTGGTTTAAACTATATATTGTAAAACTACCCGAAAAAATATATTCCGATAGATTTTGCTTTAGAATATATTATCTACACGACTTTACACATTGCACACATATGATTTATTatgcttttaaaaataatattttattataaattcaattttCACAATTATGGATATAATTAATCTTAAACAAATCCGATAGACATCATggtataaaattaattaatggacaatATTAAAATGAAATGGATACTTTAACAATGGATTGTGTGAGATGTGTTAATAGATTAATATGTAGGACAGTAGGAGTTTAACTTCAACTATAAACTaagttgaataatttttattttttatttttttgttagatTGACTACCTCAAAGCATGCTGACGctgcttcttcttcttttttaatGTCGTTGGATTTCGTATATATTTGATAATAAGGAACTCGCGGTTGCTAGTCTGTAAGACTGTAACCCTTCGAATGTGTACTAGATAAACATAATTTGTATACTACAACCATGTATGCATGCACAGGGACGGATTCAGGAATAAAAGTTGAGGGGGGCTTGAAGTCAATATgataagttatatattattaaaaaaaaatttacattatatcgttcaacgaagttgtgccctacgagattttaaaacataaaattcattaaTAATAGAATTTACATCAATATGTTTAGCTAAATCTCGTTCAATATAGAGTGTCAAACAATCGGCAAGAAAGTCATCCTCCATTTTATTGCGAAGTGCCGTCTTCACATGCTTCATTGCTGAAAAAGCCCGCTCAGTAGTGGCAGTAGACACAGgtaatgtcaaaacaagatgaaTCAATCTAGCCAACATAACATAAACACTTGACCGTCCACTCTCGGTCAATTGCTGACACAACTCAACAAGTGTAGAAACCTTTAAATTCTGCATCACATCAAGTTTATAATGTATCAATTCATACTCCAAAGCAACAATTTCTTGATCTGTGAAATCTCCAGGATAAAACTTCTTCGCAAGCTTGCAAATATCATCACTGTTAAATGAGTCAAATGAATTTTTAGGATCTAAAGCTGTACTAAGAGAAAGAAGTTTCACCGATGACCCATTGAACCGAGTATTTAACTCCATCAAAATGAAATCTATTGctgcattaaaaacatcaaagtgGTAATGATGTTCTATTGTAGTTTGTAGACAGGAACGTCCAATCTTATATAGACAATCAAGGTCAGGTACATCAATTTCATTTCTTGAGCAAAAAACTTTAACTTCCTGAAGAAATTCATTCCACCCACATTCTCTAAATTCTTGAAGGCAAGTTTTGGTAGTAGTGACAAATGTGATAGCAGTCAAAATGTCttgagattttctttgaagaatttGACAAAGAGTATCTGttgttctcataattttatgcattaagtgcaaaataaacacaaattcaaaGCTTGCCATGTTTCTGTAAATCCCCCGAACTTCAGCCTTAACTCTTCCATTTGGAGAATAATCACTGAGAACTTCAAAAACTTTGCAAGTTGCAGTGTACATACCTATCAAGCTTTTTACCGAATTATAGTGAGAACTCCAACGAGTAGCTCCTGCTCGTTGCAAATTACCAATCTGGTTTGCACCACTTCCAGAATCACGTTCTCCAATTGACAACATATACTCAATTTCATTTCTCTGTGCAGTATGTAATTCAGCAATGCGCTTAGTAGAAGAAGTGACAATATTAACAATATTGTCCAAATGAGAAAAGAATTCCCAAATAACACTAACATCCTTAGCTGCAGAAACCAATGTCACTTGTAAACGATGTGCAAAACAGTGGACATAGTATGCATAGGgacaatctttgagaaataatgCTTGAAGTCCATTCCACGCTCCACGCATATTGCTAGCACCATCATATCCTTGGCCTCTGATTTTCTTAACATGGAGATCATGATGAACAAGAACATTTGATATCTCatttttcaaattcattgaGGTAGTGTCACTAACACTTTTGATGGCAAAAAATctttctgtcaaaatcccatGATTGTTCACAAACCTCAATATAATGGCCATTTGCTCTCGTTTAGATATATCTCGGGCTTCATCAACAAGAATACAGAAGTATttatctccaacttcttcacgAACCATCTGTCGTACTCTATTGGCCATAATATGTAAAATCTCTTTCTGAATTTCTAGAGCGATATATTGGGCATTTTTTGGAGCATTCTCAAGCACAACTTCATCAATTTCTATATTCATTTTTGCAAAAGCCTTCaccaattcaagaaaatttccacGATTAGATGAAGATAGAGATTCATCGTTACCTCTAAAAGCACAACCTTGAAGTGCTAGCCAACGAACAGCTACAATTGAGGTGCTCAAACGCAGacgatttttctctttttcctctTTAGATTGTGCATGCATCACTTTATCAATATGTTGTGAGGGCCTcatcaaattttcagcccttctcTCACACATAGTATGAGGTGAAGAAGCTGCAGAACCAATATGGGCAAGAAAAGCACATGTTTTTCCTTGGTTTACCCTTTTCCAATTGTCAAATCCTTCATTGACCAATGCCGAGATATTAGAAGAATTAACATCATTcaggaaaagaaaacaatagaaacaatatgccttatttgttgaaggcgaatactccaaccaataaaatttctgaaaccattttttctgaaaacgacgattctggcttccaaattttgtacctggatactccaacatatctggttgataaggccccatatttagatatgaacgtcttatctcatctcgtacattaacatgatattcacatatctgttttctttttcctgGATCTCGTTCAATAAAAGTAGACGAAGACTGATGATCGTCTCTAGGAGAGGAACATGAAGGAATTTGGATATTGGGAAATAGAAGACTTTCACTGGATTGATGTTGCATTGTAAGGACCGTAGGAATTGAAGTATCTTCACTAGCTTGACGATCTCTCTTCTTAAAGAAAGAGGATATCaatgtttttcctttctttgcaccagattgatattccattttgaaatagttcaatttataatcctaaacaagaataaaataattattaaccaAATAAACAAGTAATAGTCACTCAACAActcaacaacaaacaatcaagaaaccacaaatcacacacagagaagctataaaaaacaaaataaaaaatgtatagcCGATTCTTACCTGGATTGTTGCCTTGCCGATGAGCAATTCGATTTCTTCGGGAGTCCGCAATTCTATTCTGTCGCTAAAGGGCTTGGGACTTGGGAGAGAAATTTTGTAGAATTGAGGTGGGGCGGATCAGAGGATAAATTTGGTCTCATCCTTGTAAATGGACGGGACTTGATTGGACTAAGACATTGATgtacgacggtttttgaaacaaagcgacggtttttcaaaaaacagtcgctattagcgactgttATTAGCGACTGTTTGAATAAACCGTCACTAGTAGCGACGGTGCAATTAAAACCGTCGTCGATCCAGATCGGCGGCGGTTTTACTAAAATCGTCggaaatattagcgacggtttttcaaaaaccgtcgctaaattattaaaaaagtgGGCTGGGCTACAGCCCAGTACAGCCCTAGAATACATCCGTCTCTGTGCATGCACCAATCAACACAACTTTAGCAatccatataatatatattgtaGTATAAAAAGCCTTATGTTAATTAAGATTCATTAACCTATTGAAGGAAATAAAACTCCATTCTCCAAGCAAATTTACATAGTACCATTCCGCATTTGAACTTGTCCGTCGCTGTCACCCTTCTTTTCTTTTAGTTTCTTCATCGTCGACCTCCACCGGAAGAAAGTCCCGAACGATGACTCCATTTCCTCCAACGTTTTGCCACGAGTCTCGGGAAATAAAGCGTAAAAGAACACCCATGACACACAAGCAATCCCAGCATACAATCCCTCCGATACTTATACTCTTGTTCAAGGATAGAAATGTCATTGAAATAATCCCACTGGTGATCGGGCCCATCCCGATTGAAAAAAAGCCCACAAAAGTCAAAACACAGGTTATACACAAAGATATGGCCCAAATCAATTTATGATCTGTTTGAAATAATTGTCAGCCCAGTACCCAGGCCCACTAAACTCAAAATCATCCCCGCCATGCTAGATAGAAGCAATGGCCGCCGTCCGATCCTATCCAGCAAAAACGTCGCCACCAAGATGAAGATAGTTTTCGTGAATCCGACGGCCATTGTCGCGAGTAGCTAATCGGTATCGTTCTTTATCCCTGCCTTCTCAAAGATCTCTGGGCTATACAATACCACGGAGTCGATCCACTTGCTTGTTGGAAAAAGTGTATCCCTAGGCCGCATATTAGGATGTGGCGCACGGCGGGGGTAGGGTGGAGGAAGAGCTCACGCCAGACGCCTTCGCCGCGGTGGCGTACGGGAACCGAAATGATGTCGTCGTCTCAGTTCTCGGGAATGCCTACTACTTCTTTGATATCTGCTAATCTTGATCTGGATTCCTCCGTTGAATCGGAGGTTTTGTCGAGTACACGTTTGGCTTGGCCAAGTTGGCCTTGCATTACAAGCCAACGCGGCGATTCCGGCATGGCAAGGACAGCGACAGCCACAAGTACAGAGGGGATTGCGCCGAGTCCGAGCATGAATCTCCACCCTATATCCGTTGGGAGCTTTGAGAATGCGTAATTAGAGACGTAACCAAGAAGTATACCTGTGAAACATGTAACATGGCATTAACACGTGCATTTAAGTTTTTGTgttcacttttttttttatatggaaaaattatatttttgaataattaaaactcAGATTTAATCTACTATATATGattgtgttgaaaaatatatttaaaatgtgagtattgaatatttgaatgttgaatatttgaatgttgaaaataagagttgtaaatattgaaaattagtgtgtgatgatgtaggtaatgatgtattttatttttggattatttgtaaagatttcctataaatagatctctcatttgtgaagaaaatcacaattgagtacagagaaaaatattataaagtgtgtagtttggtaaattttgagagtttgagatttttactttttaccataaatttttactttttcacaacacgttatcaacacgaagctctaaaagtcctacatacttttccaagctccaaacagaagaaaaaggtaacaaaaataattatatttattttactgttatttatttattgtgtatttatt
Protein-coding sequences here:
- the LOC142505115 gene encoding uncharacterized protein LOC142505115 — protein: MCERRAENLMRPSQHIDKVMHAQSKEEKEKNRLRLSTSIVAVRWLALQGCAFRGNDESLSSSNRGNFLELVKAFAKMNIEIDEVVLENAPKNAQYIALEIQKEILHIMANRVRQMVREEVGDKYFCILVDEARDISKREQMAIILRFVNNHGILTERFFAIKSVSDTTSMNLKNEISNVLVHHDLHVKKIRGQGYDGASNMRGAWNGLQALFLKDCPYAYYVHCFAHRLQVTLVSAAKDVSVIWEFFSHLDNIVNIVTSSTKRIAELHTAQRNEIEYMLSIGERDSGSGANQIGNLQRAGATRWSSHYNSVKSLIGMYTATCKVFEVLSDYSPNGRVKAEVRGIYRNMASFEFVFILHLMHKIMRTTDTLCQILQRKSQDILTAITFVTTTKTCLQEFRECGWNEFLQEVKVFCSRNEIDVPDLDCLYKIGRSCLQTTIEHHYHFDVFNAAIDFILMELNTRFNGSSVKLLSLSTALDPKNSFDSFNSDDICKLAKKFYPGDFTDQEIVALEYELIHYKLDVMQNLKVSTLVELCQQLTESGRSSVYVMLARLIHLVLTLPVSTATTERAFSAMKHVKTALRNKMEDDFLADCLTLYIERDLAKHIDNVSGSSRSTALSLENPLVSLQNYFLNGERIMK